In the genome of Telluria beijingensis, one region contains:
- a CDS encoding fumarylacetoacetate hydrolase family protein, which translates to MKLATLDDGTRDGQLAVVSRDLKTAHVADGIAPSLRAALDDWAFIAPQLDTLYRQLNEGKAEGRARRPFDFDPARCMAPLPRASGRIIGAAWLHHHELERRAAGADLPVAWRETPQLAWAASDGFLGPRQDLVLAREEWGIDFGAELAVVSGDVAQGATVDAAHGQIRLLLLANDVTLQGLALEERAGGHGLLHAKPATSFAPVAVTPSELGEAWRGGKAALPLRVVWNGNPVGTLEAGEDMAFNFPQLLAALASSRAVTAGTIVSGGAVSNRTTRRHTPGYACIAAQRWQETIDGGEAVTQFMRFGDTVRIEMLDENGKSLFGAIEQTLKNSG; encoded by the coding sequence ATGAAACTCGCCACCCTCGACGACGGCACCCGCGACGGCCAGCTGGCCGTGGTGTCGCGCGACCTCAAGACCGCCCACGTCGCCGACGGCATCGCGCCCAGCCTGCGCGCCGCCCTCGACGACTGGGCCTTCATCGCGCCCCAGCTCGATACGCTGTACCGCCAGCTCAATGAGGGCAAGGCGGAGGGCAGGGCGCGCCGTCCCTTCGACTTCGACCCGGCGCGCTGCATGGCGCCGCTGCCGCGCGCGAGCGGGCGCATCATCGGCGCCGCCTGGCTGCACCACCATGAGCTGGAACGCCGCGCCGCGGGCGCCGACTTGCCCGTAGCCTGGCGCGAGACGCCGCAACTGGCCTGGGCGGCGAGCGACGGTTTTCTCGGACCGCGGCAAGACCTGGTGCTGGCGCGCGAGGAGTGGGGCATCGATTTCGGCGCCGAGCTGGCGGTCGTGAGCGGCGATGTGGCGCAGGGCGCGACGGTGGACGCGGCGCACGGGCAGATCCGTCTGCTGCTGCTGGCCAACGACGTCACCTTGCAGGGGCTGGCGCTAGAGGAACGGGCGGGCGGCCATGGCCTGCTGCATGCGAAGCCGGCGACCAGCTTCGCGCCGGTGGCGGTGACCCCAAGCGAGCTGGGCGAGGCCTGGCGTGGCGGCAAGGCCGCGCTGCCGTTGCGCGTGGTGTGGAATGGCAATCCGGTGGGGACGCTGGAAGCGGGCGAGGACATGGCCTTCAACTTTCCCCAACTGCTGGCGGCGCTGGCGAGCAGCCGTGCGGTGACGGCGGGCACGATCGTCAGCGGCGGCGCAGTATCGAATCGCACGACGCGGCGGCATACGCCCGGTTATGCGTGCATCGCGGCGCAACGTTGGCAAGAAACAATCGATGGCGGAGAGGCGGTGACGCAGTTCATGCGGTTCGGCGACACGGTGCGCATCGAGATGCTGGATGAAAACGGTAAATCGTTGTTCGGCGCGATCGAGCAAACGTTAAAGAATTCCGGATAA
- a CDS encoding phospholipase A, with the protein MHAYRPRLSHTFALIPLLLALPALAQTAPQTLADCTAIADGTQRLACFDGVAASQAAAAATTAPAVAAAATPATTAVPPVPTTAPVAAGAFDAPRTGAVDHTASVDPVVEAAAQYTLSSHWELDARDKRGVFKFRPHHPSYLIATRTHRPNEEPYRDFWEADPDAEGLSKAELEFQLSFKMKLVETLFELPVDVWFGYTQNSFWQAANHEASSPFRETNYQPEVMAVTPLDFALLGTNVRFLNLGFVHQSNGQSSTLSRSWNRFYAQVGLERGPFTMTAKVWKRVNESFEDDNNPDIIDYMGRFELAGNYRLGGGHELSGLVRRNFSTDKGAVQLGWAFPLAGPVKGYINAFAGYGQSMIDYNYFQRSVGAGVIVKY; encoded by the coding sequence ATGCACGCTTACCGCCCGAGACTCTCCCATACCTTCGCCCTGATTCCGCTCCTGCTGGCCTTGCCGGCCCTGGCCCAGACCGCACCGCAGACGCTGGCCGACTGCACGGCCATCGCCGACGGTACCCAGCGCCTGGCCTGCTTCGACGGCGTCGCCGCCAGCCAGGCGGCCGCTGCCGCCACGACTGCTCCAGCCGTCGCTGCTGCAGCCACCCCCGCCACGACCGCCGTGCCGCCGGTGCCGACCACGGCCCCGGTCGCCGCAGGCGCCTTCGATGCGCCGCGCACCGGCGCGGTGGACCACACCGCCTCGGTCGATCCGGTGGTCGAGGCTGCGGCCCAGTACACGCTCAGCAGTCATTGGGAACTCGACGCCCGCGACAAGCGCGGCGTCTTCAAGTTCCGTCCGCACCACCCGAGCTACCTGATCGCGACCCGCACCCACCGTCCGAACGAAGAGCCGTACCGCGATTTCTGGGAAGCCGACCCGGATGCCGAAGGCCTGTCGAAGGCCGAGCTGGAATTCCAGCTCAGCTTCAAGATGAAGCTGGTCGAAACGCTGTTCGAGCTGCCGGTTGACGTCTGGTTCGGCTATACCCAGAACAGCTTCTGGCAGGCCGCCAACCACGAGGCGTCCAGCCCGTTCCGCGAAACCAATTACCAGCCCGAGGTCATGGCGGTCACGCCGCTCGACTTCGCGCTGCTCGGCACCAATGTGCGCTTCCTGAACCTGGGCTTCGTGCACCAGTCGAATGGCCAGTCGTCGACCCTGTCGCGCAGCTGGAACCGCTTTTACGCCCAGGTCGGCCTGGAGCGCGGTCCGTTCACCATGACGGCCAAGGTCTGGAAACGGGTCAACGAATCGTTCGAGGACGACAATAACCCGGACATCATCGACTACATGGGCCGCTTCGAGCTGGCCGGCAATTACCGCCTCGGCGGCGGCCATGAACTGTCGGGCCTGGTGCGCCGTAATTTCAGCACCGACAAGGGTGCGGTCCAGCTCGGCTGGGCCTTCCCGCTGGCAGGCCCGGTCAAGGGCTATATCAATGCCTTCGCCGGCTATGGCCAGAGCATGATCGACTACAACTACTTCCAGCGCAGCGTCGGCGCGGGTGTCATCGTTAAATATTGA
- a CDS encoding pseudouridine synthase gives MSKLSLDRILQSQGFGTRKYCRALIEDGDVAVNGEIVDSYKATFDTDGLVLTVFDEEWPYREHVYIALYKPANFECSRKPSHHPGVLTLLPEQFTWREVQPVGRLDHDTTGMLLMSDDGPFIHAQSSPKRHVPKVYQATTAEPVTDALVAHMLAGVQLNDEPAPLKAVSCVQRGEHTLEIVLEQGKYHQVKRMLAAAGNHCSALHRSQIGGLTLESLGLEEGEWCFLDQAQLDLLVPA, from the coding sequence ATGAGCAAACTATCCCTGGACCGCATCCTGCAATCGCAGGGATTCGGCACCCGCAAATACTGCCGCGCATTGATCGAGGACGGCGACGTCGCCGTCAATGGCGAGATCGTCGACAGCTACAAGGCCACTTTCGACACGGACGGCCTGGTCCTGACCGTGTTCGACGAGGAATGGCCTTACCGCGAGCATGTCTATATCGCGCTGTACAAGCCGGCCAATTTCGAATGTTCGCGCAAGCCCAGCCACCATCCCGGCGTGCTGACCCTGCTGCCGGAACAATTTACCTGGCGCGAGGTGCAACCGGTCGGCCGCCTCGACCACGACACCACGGGCATGCTGCTGATGTCGGACGACGGTCCCTTCATCCACGCCCAGTCCTCGCCCAAGCGCCACGTGCCCAAGGTGTACCAGGCCACCACCGCCGAACCGGTGACCGATGCGCTGGTCGCCCATATGCTGGCCGGCGTGCAACTGAACGACGAGCCGGCGCCATTGAAGGCGGTGTCCTGCGTCCAGCGCGGCGAGCACACCCTCGAGATTGTTCTGGAACAGGGCAAATACCACCAGGTCAAACGGATGCTGGCCGCCGCCGGCAACCATTGCAGCGCGCTGCACCGCTCGCAGATCGGCGGCCTGACCCTGGAATCGCTCGGCCTCGAAGAGGGCGAATGGTGTTTCCTGGACCAGGCCCAGCTCGACCTGCTGGTGCCCGCCTGA
- a CDS encoding S49 family peptidase, whose translation MSDQTSHDHPGDSRLASNPTVGNWERETLEKLVFATVQERRRARRWGIFFKLSFLTVALLALWAYYDFNFGSGDVENLGRHTALIEINGEIEAEGSGAADTVIPSLNKAFSDPGSAAVVLRIDSPGGSPVQAGIIVDEIQRLKRGYPDKPLYVVVDEICASGGYYIAAAADRIYVNKASIVGSVGVLMDSFGFTGTMDKLGIERRLMTAGENKGFLDPFSPQSEKHREHAQEMLNEIHQQFIEVVRAGRGKRLKETPETFSGLYWTGARAVDMGLADAFGTVDTVARDIVKAEDIVDYTAHEGLPERVLKKFGAAVGESAVKAAYHGAVPKLR comes from the coding sequence ATGAGTGACCAAACGAGCCATGACCATCCCGGCGACAGCCGGCTCGCATCGAATCCGACCGTGGGCAACTGGGAGCGCGAAACGCTCGAGAAACTGGTGTTCGCCACCGTGCAAGAGCGGCGCCGCGCGCGGCGCTGGGGTATTTTCTTCAAACTGAGTTTCCTCACCGTCGCCCTGCTGGCGCTATGGGCCTATTACGACTTCAATTTCGGCAGCGGCGACGTCGAAAACCTGGGCCGTCACACGGCGTTGATCGAAATTAACGGCGAGATCGAAGCAGAAGGCAGCGGCGCGGCCGATACCGTGATCCCGTCGCTGAACAAGGCCTTCTCGGATCCCGGCTCGGCGGCCGTGGTGCTGCGCATCGACAGCCCGGGCGGCAGCCCGGTACAGGCCGGCATCATCGTGGACGAGATCCAGCGCCTCAAGCGCGGCTACCCCGACAAGCCGTTGTATGTGGTGGTGGACGAGATCTGCGCCTCGGGCGGCTACTACATCGCCGCCGCGGCCGACCGCATCTATGTCAACAAGGCCTCGATCGTCGGCTCGGTCGGCGTGCTGATGGACAGCTTCGGCTTCACCGGCACGATGGACAAGCTGGGCATCGAGCGACGCCTGATGACGGCCGGCGAGAACAAGGGTTTCCTCGATCCGTTCAGCCCGCAGTCCGAGAAGCACCGCGAACATGCGCAAGAGATGCTCAACGAAATCCACCAGCAATTCATCGAGGTGGTGCGCGCCGGGCGCGGCAAGCGCCTGAAGGAAACGCCGGAAACGTTCTCGGGCCTGTACTGGACCGGCGCCCGGGCGGTGGACATGGGCCTGGCCGATGCCTTCGGCACGGTCGACACGGTGGCGCGCGACATCGTCAAGGCCGAGGACATCGTCGACTACACGGCGCACGAAGGCTTGCCGGAACGGGTGCTCAAGAAATTTGGTGCGGCGGTAGGGGAAAGCGCGGTGAAGGCGGCCTATCACGGAGCCGTACCGAAATTGCGCTGA
- a CDS encoding Rieske (2Fe-2S) protein, with product MPEQENAQLAEEGQVFVCDADVLLDGGRGVRFPLLAWSQPATGFVVRHGGQVHGYLNRCAHVPVELDWNEGEFFESGGQYLMCAVHGAVYEPGSGKCAGGPCRGGRLHPIVVREGAGKIYWLPDERFRAPA from the coding sequence ATGCCTGAACAGGAGAATGCGCAATTGGCCGAAGAAGGCCAGGTGTTCGTGTGCGATGCCGATGTTTTACTGGACGGCGGCCGCGGCGTGCGCTTTCCGCTACTGGCCTGGAGCCAGCCGGCGACCGGTTTCGTGGTCCGCCACGGCGGGCAGGTTCATGGCTACCTGAACCGCTGCGCCCATGTGCCGGTCGAGCTCGACTGGAACGAAGGGGAGTTCTTCGAGTCCGGCGGCCAGTACCTGATGTGCGCCGTCCACGGCGCCGTGTACGAGCCCGGCAGCGGCAAATGCGCGGGCGGTCCATGCCGCGGCGGGCGCCTGCATCCGATCGTCGTACGCGAAGGCGCGGGCAAGATATACTGGCTGCCCGACGAGCGGTTCCGCGCGCCTGCGTAG
- a CDS encoding HAD-IIIA family hydrolase, whose amino-acid sequence MARKQFDLIVFDWDGTLMDSTAAIVKCIQAAARDLGLPVPSDTSAAHVIGLGLAEAMQAVMPDIQPAMYPRMVERYRYHFLTKDHELVLFKGVREMLADLNNEGYFLAVATGKSRVGLNRALNATGLLSIFDATRCADETFSKPHPAMLQELTRELGQDLRRTAMIGDTTHDLMMANNAGAAGIAVEFGAHPVAQLQACNPLFSARNIPELHAWLLEHA is encoded by the coding sequence ATGGCAAGAAAACAATTTGACCTGATCGTGTTCGACTGGGACGGCACCCTGATGGACAGCACGGCGGCCATCGTCAAGTGCATCCAGGCGGCCGCGCGCGACCTCGGCCTGCCGGTCCCGAGCGATACCTCGGCCGCCCACGTCATCGGCCTCGGGTTGGCCGAGGCGATGCAGGCCGTGATGCCTGACATCCAGCCGGCCATGTACCCGCGCATGGTCGAGCGCTACCGTTATCACTTCCTGACCAAGGACCATGAACTCGTGCTGTTCAAGGGCGTCCGGGAGATGCTGGCCGACCTGAACAACGAGGGATATTTCCTGGCCGTGGCCACCGGCAAGAGCCGGGTAGGGCTCAACCGGGCCTTGAACGCCACCGGCCTGCTGTCGATCTTCGATGCCACCCGTTGCGCGGATGAGACATTTTCGAAGCCCCATCCGGCCATGCTGCAAGAGCTGACCCGCGAGCTGGGCCAGGATCTGCGGCGCACCGCGATGATCGGCGACACCACCCACGACCTCATGATGGCGAACAATGCCGGCGCCGCCGGTATCGCCGTCGAGTTTGGCGCGCATCCTGTGGCCCAGCTGCAAGCCTGCAATCCGCTGTTCTCGGCGCGTAATATTCCCGAGCTGCATGCCTGGCTGCTCGAGCATGCCTGA
- a CDS encoding RluA family pseudouridine synthase codes for MATQTSVVPPSSQQALQAQFVTIGEEDAGQRIDNYLLRVCKGVPKSHIYRILRSGEVRVNKGRIDQLYRLAEGDTVRIPPIRIAEKASTDIVPGTEFPVVFEDTHLLVINKPAGVAVHGGSGVSYGVIEQLRAARPQAKFLELVHRLDRETSGLLLIGKKRSALTNLHDQMRDGSTDKRYFAAVKGDWQNKRQHVKLPLHKYTTADGEKRVVVQAGGQEAHTIFNLLKKWQDFALLEAELKTGRTHQIRVHLASSGFPILGDEKYGDFAFNKQLHKAGEGRGALKRMFLHAHQITFTHPDSGERMTLRAPVPEECERFLASLGTPGA; via the coding sequence ATGGCGACCCAAACGAGTGTTGTTCCCCCTTCATCACAACAGGCTCTGCAGGCACAATTCGTGACGATCGGCGAAGAAGACGCCGGACAGCGCATCGATAACTACCTGTTGCGTGTCTGCAAAGGCGTTCCGAAGAGCCATATTTACCGCATCCTCCGTTCGGGTGAGGTCCGTGTCAACAAGGGCCGGATCGACCAGTTGTACCGCCTGGCCGAGGGCGATACCGTGCGCATCCCGCCGATCCGCATCGCCGAAAAGGCCAGCACCGACATCGTGCCCGGGACCGAATTCCCGGTCGTGTTCGAAGACACGCATCTATTGGTGATCAACAAGCCGGCCGGCGTGGCCGTGCATGGCGGCTCCGGCGTGTCCTACGGCGTGATCGAGCAATTGCGCGCGGCGCGGCCGCAAGCCAAGTTCCTCGAACTGGTGCACCGCCTCGACCGCGAGACGTCGGGCCTGCTCTTGATCGGCAAGAAGCGCAGCGCATTGACGAACCTGCACGACCAGATGCGCGACGGCAGCACCGACAAACGCTATTTCGCGGCGGTGAAGGGCGACTGGCAGAACAAGCGCCAGCACGTCAAATTGCCGCTGCATAAATACACGACGGCCGACGGCGAAAAGCGGGTCGTGGTACAGGCCGGCGGCCAGGAAGCGCACACCATTTTCAACCTGTTAAAAAAATGGCAAGACTTCGCGCTGCTCGAAGCCGAGCTCAAGACGGGGCGCACGCACCAGATCCGGGTCCACCTGGCATCGAGCGGCTTTCCGATCCTGGGCGACGAAAAGTATGGCGATTTTGCGTTCAATAAACAGTTGCACAAGGCGGGCGAGGGACGCGGGGCGCTCAAGCGCATGTTCCTGCACGCGCACCAGATCACGTTCACCCATCCGGACAGCGGCGAGCGCATGACCTTGCGCGCGCCGGTGCCCGAGGAATGCGAACGGTTCCTGGCAAGCCTGGGGACGCCCGGCGCCTGA
- a CDS encoding Rne/Rng family ribonuclease has protein sequence MKRMLFNATQQEELRVAIVDGQKLIDIDIETAGREQRKSNIYKGVITRIEPSLEACFVSYGEDRHGFLPFKEVARSYFREGVDVRNCTIKEALKEGQEIMVQVEKEERGNKGAALTSFISLAGRYLVLMPNNPRGGGVSRRVEGEERQELRETMDKLDLPQGMSVIARTAGIGRTVEELQWDLNYLMQLWRAIEGAGKSAPGAFLIYQESSLVIRAIRDYFQPDIGEVLIDTDDIYEQAQQFMSHVMPDMAHRVKRYSDDVPLFSRFQIEHQIETAYARTVPLPSGGAIVIDHTEALVSIDVNSARATRGSDIETTAFNTNCEAADEVARQLRLRDLGGLIVIDFIDMEVAKNQREVEQRLKDALHHDRARVQMGKISRFGLMELSRQRLRPSLSEGSHVTCPRCSGTGHIRDTESSALQVLRIIQEEAMKENSAAIHVQVPVDVAAFLLNEKRGEVLKIENRHRITVILIPNKHLDTPHYKLERIKHDDPRLEDAHASYAMAESADTDMAYAKRQKEEAKPRQEAVVKTITPAQPAPVVDRSEAAKSAAAAAVKPAAAPVAPPAPAPVEKKGFFARLRDLFFGEPEAPAPAPVVVEKPAAPAPAERGDRNNRNKGGRNGGRNGERGAKPSREREEREAVATTIAKGAPGEESAKAPQGDEAREGRQPRQPRERKPREPREPREQVEGAVRVEGAERPERGERKERQPRQPRERTERVERTTQVIEAKLDEVNVTQTVASATVAVTTNGPEGSQEVVQQVVKSVTTIGPDSEEIEDGDEPRRRRRRGGRNRNRRDRDQLEGSEALEGSDEAPAFTPVADEEAAKVAAAAKAAKTRPARAAAQDAWPFPTAASVAAEKAAQEKAAAPEAAPAPAPAAAPAPVEAAAPAPVAAEPIPFPTAASVAAEQNMFPTAASVAAARAAAEQAAAPEAAPAPAPAPVEQVAPAPVVETAPVTEPVAASAVETAPAAAPAITVAPTPVAAPAASAPAPGAALAAAPAAPTAAPAKLEEVLAQAGLQLASTDPEKLRAAQEAAVAAPVRLGRARKPVVAPVDEPLVQVDTTRQ, from the coding sequence ATGAAACGTATGTTGTTTAACGCTACGCAGCAAGAGGAGCTGCGCGTAGCGATTGTCGACGGCCAAAAACTGATCGACATCGATATCGAGACCGCCGGTCGCGAGCAACGCAAGTCGAATATCTACAAGGGTGTCATCACCCGCATCGAACCCTCCCTCGAAGCCTGCTTCGTCTCCTACGGCGAAGACCGCCACGGATTCCTCCCCTTCAAAGAAGTCGCCCGCTCGTATTTCCGCGAGGGTGTCGACGTGCGCAACTGCACCATCAAGGAGGCGCTGAAGGAAGGCCAGGAAATCATGGTCCAGGTCGAGAAAGAAGAGCGCGGTAACAAGGGCGCGGCCCTGACCTCGTTCATCTCGCTGGCCGGCCGCTACCTGGTCCTGATGCCGAACAATCCGCGCGGCGGCGGCGTCTCGCGCCGGGTCGAAGGCGAAGAACGCCAGGAACTGCGCGAAACCATGGACAAGCTCGACCTGCCGCAAGGCATGTCGGTGATCGCCCGCACCGCCGGCATCGGCCGCACCGTGGAAGAGCTGCAGTGGGACCTGAACTACCTGATGCAACTGTGGCGCGCGATCGAAGGCGCCGGCAAGTCGGCCCCGGGCGCCTTCCTGATCTACCAGGAATCGTCGCTCGTCATCCGCGCCATCCGCGACTACTTCCAGCCGGACATCGGCGAAGTGCTGATCGATACCGACGACATCTACGAGCAGGCCCAGCAGTTCATGAGCCACGTGATGCCCGACATGGCGCACCGCGTGAAGCGCTATAGCGACGACGTGCCGCTGTTCTCGCGCTTCCAGATCGAACACCAGATCGAAACCGCCTACGCGCGCACCGTGCCGCTGCCATCGGGCGGCGCGATCGTGATCGACCATACCGAAGCCCTGGTCTCGATCGACGTCAACTCGGCCCGCGCGACCCGCGGCTCGGATATCGAAACGACCGCCTTCAACACCAACTGCGAAGCGGCCGACGAAGTGGCCCGCCAGCTGCGCCTGCGCGACCTGGGCGGCCTGATCGTGATCGACTTCATCGACATGGAAGTGGCCAAGAACCAGCGCGAAGTCGAGCAGCGCCTCAAGGATGCCCTGCACCACGACCGTGCACGGGTCCAGATGGGCAAGATCTCGCGCTTCGGCCTGATGGAACTGTCGCGCCAGCGCCTGCGTCCTTCGCTGTCCGAAGGCTCGCACGTGACCTGCCCGCGCTGCTCGGGCACCGGCCACATCCGTGATACCGAATCGTCGGCCCTGCAAGTCCTGCGTATCATCCAGGAAGAGGCCATGAAGGAGAATTCGGCCGCGATCCACGTCCAGGTGCCGGTCGACGTCGCCGCCTTCCTGCTCAACGAGAAGCGTGGCGAAGTGCTCAAGATCGAGAACCGCCACCGCATCACCGTGATCCTGATCCCGAACAAGCACCTGGACACGCCGCACTACAAGCTCGAGCGCATCAAGCACGACGATCCGCGCCTGGAAGACGCGCACGCCAGCTATGCGATGGCCGAATCGGCCGACACCGACATGGCCTACGCCAAGCGTCAGAAAGAAGAAGCCAAGCCGCGCCAGGAAGCAGTGGTCAAGACCATCACCCCGGCCCAGCCGGCGCCGGTGGTCGACCGCAGCGAAGCGGCCAAGTCGGCAGCCGCCGCTGCTGTCAAGCCGGCGGCCGCGCCGGTGGCGCCTCCTGCCCCTGCGCCAGTCGAGAAGAAAGGTTTCTTCGCCCGTCTGCGCGACCTCTTCTTCGGCGAGCCGGAAGCGCCGGCGCCAGCCCCGGTCGTGGTCGAGAAGCCGGCCGCGCCTGCGCCGGCCGAGCGCGGCGATCGCAACAACCGCAACAAGGGTGGCCGCAACGGCGGCCGCAACGGCGAACGTGGCGCCAAGCCAAGCCGTGAGCGCGAAGAGCGCGAGGCGGTTGCCACCACCATCGCCAAGGGCGCGCCAGGCGAGGAATCGGCCAAGGCGCCGCAGGGCGACGAGGCCCGCGAAGGCCGCCAGCCGCGCCAGCCACGCGAACGCAAGCCGCGCGAACCGCGTGAACCGCGCGAGCAGGTCGAAGGCGCCGTGCGCGTCGAGGGCGCCGAGCGTCCGGAACGCGGCGAGCGCAAGGAGCGTCAACCGCGCCAGCCGCGCGAGCGCACCGAACGCGTCGAACGCACCACCCAGGTCATCGAAGCCAAGCTGGACGAGGTGAACGTCACCCAGACCGTGGCCAGCGCCACCGTCGCCGTGACCACCAATGGTCCGGAAGGCAGCCAGGAAGTCGTGCAGCAGGTCGTCAAGTCGGTGACCACGATCGGCCCGGACAGCGAGGAAATCGAAGACGGCGACGAGCCGCGCCGCCGCCGCCGCCGCGGTGGCCGCAACCGCAACCGCCGCGACCGCGACCAGCTCGAGGGCAGCGAAGCGCTGGAAGGTTCCGACGAAGCGCCGGCATTCACCCCGGTAGCCGATGAAGAAGCGGCCAAGGTCGCCGCCGCCGCCAAGGCCGCGAAGACCAGGCCGGCCCGTGCTGCGGCACAGGATGCGTGGCCGTTCCCGACCGCGGCGTCGGTGGCTGCGGAGAAGGCGGCGCAAGAGAAGGCTGCCGCTCCTGAAGCTGCGCCAGCGCCTGCTCCGGCTGCTGCTCCTGCGCCTGTCGAAGCGGCTGCACCGGCGCCGGTTGCCGCCGAGCCGATCCCGTTCCCGACTGCAGCCTCGGTTGCAGCCGAGCAGAACATGTTCCCGACCGCGGCATCGGTGGCCGCTGCACGTGCGGCGGCCGAGCAGGCTGCGGCGCCTGAAGCGGCGCCAGCCCCTGCTCCGGCTCCGGTCGAGCAGGTTGCTCCAGCCCCTGTGGTCGAGACCGCGCCAGTGACCGAACCGGTTGCCGCATCGGCAGTCGAAACGGCGCCGGCAGCCGCGCCGGCCATCACCGTCGCGCCGACGCCAGTCGCCGCACCGGCGGCCAGCGCACCGGCTCCGGGCGCCGCCCTGGCTGCTGCGCCGGCGGCACCGACCGCGGCGCCGGCCAAGCTGGAAGAAGTGCTGGCCCAGGCCGGCCTGCAACTGGCCTCGACCGACCCTGAAAAACTGCGCGCCGCCCAGGAAGCCGCAGTGGCAGCCCCGGTCCGCCTGGGCCGCGCCCGCAAGCCGGTCGTGGCGCCGGTCGACGAGCCGCTGGTGCAGGTCGATACCACGCGCCAGTAA
- the moaA gene encoding GTP 3',8-cyclase MoaA — MAEKIILINDLRASTLQVPAVLAPPTGLLGDALGRPLHDLRISVTDRCNFRCVYCMPKEVFDKDYQYLPHGDLLSFEEIARVARLFIAHGVEKLRLTGGEPLLRKNLERLVAMLRALPTPSGRPLDLTLTTNGSLLARKAQALKDAGLDRVTVSLDALDDKVFRSMNDVDFAVADVLHGIDAAHAAGLGPVKVNMVVKGGTNDDQILPMARHFKGSPTILRFIEFMDVGASNGWNMHDVVPSHEVVRRISAELPLAPVAANYSGETASRWRYLDGGGEIGVISSVTQAFCGDCSRLRLSTEGKLYTCLFATRGHDLRALLREGRSDLELSGAIAQLWRGRADRYSETRTAETGIGQRDGARKVEMSYIGG; from the coding sequence ATGGCTGAAAAAATCATTCTGATCAATGACCTGCGCGCATCCACGCTACAGGTCCCGGCCGTGCTTGCCCCTCCGACCGGCCTGCTGGGCGACGCGCTCGGGCGGCCCCTGCACGACCTGCGCATCTCGGTCACCGACCGCTGCAACTTCCGCTGCGTCTACTGCATGCCGAAGGAAGTGTTCGACAAGGATTACCAATACCTGCCGCATGGCGACCTGCTGTCGTTCGAGGAAATCGCGCGCGTTGCCCGGCTGTTCATCGCCCACGGCGTCGAGAAGCTGCGCCTGACCGGCGGCGAGCCGCTGCTGCGCAAGAATCTCGAGCGCCTGGTGGCGATGCTGCGCGCGCTGCCCACGCCCAGCGGGCGGCCGCTCGACCTGACGCTGACCACCAATGGCTCGCTGCTGGCGCGCAAGGCGCAAGCCCTCAAGGACGCCGGCCTGGACCGCGTCACGGTCTCGCTCGACGCGCTCGACGACAAGGTGTTTCGCAGCATGAACGACGTCGACTTCGCCGTCGCCGACGTCTTGCACGGCATCGACGCCGCCCACGCGGCCGGCCTGGGACCGGTGAAGGTCAATATGGTGGTCAAGGGCGGCACCAACGACGACCAGATCCTGCCGATGGCGCGCCACTTCAAGGGCTCGCCCACGATCCTGCGCTTCATCGAGTTCATGGACGTCGGCGCCTCGAATGGCTGGAATATGCACGACGTCGTGCCGTCGCACGAGGTGGTGCGGCGCATCTCGGCCGAGCTGCCCCTGGCGCCAGTCGCGGCCAACTACAGCGGCGAGACCGCTTCGCGCTGGCGCTACCTCGATGGCGGCGGCGAGATCGGCGTGATCTCCAGCGTCACCCAGGCCTTCTGCGGCGACTGCTCGCGCCTGCGCCTGTCGACCGAGGGCAAGCTGTACACCTGCCTGTTCGCCACCCGCGGCCACGACCTGCGCGCGCTGCTGCGCGAGGGGCGCAGCGACCTCGAACTCTCCGGCGCCATTGCCCAGCTGTGGCGCGGGCGGGCCGACCGCTATTCCGAAACCCGCACGGCGGAGACGGGCATCGGGCAGCGCGACGGCGCGCGCAAGGTTGAAATGTCCTATATCGGCGGTTGA